A genomic region of Caenorhabditis elegans chromosome V contains the following coding sequences:
- the C12D5.4 gene encoding Activin_recp domain-containing protein (Confirmed by transcript evidence) encodes MSIFSAVLIFSLTAIAATKSANGIQCWVSNEGTVSPRVVSNQLGCLSLFQTEDRVASFGGVPSTPRTAHRQAELAMADGSCKKIEKLVYQADKTNDYASVYLCYCNTHLCNTPMKFKEFEDNGFETSKH; translated from the exons ATGTCCATCTTCTCCGCTGTCCTCATCTTCAGCCTCACCGCCATTGCGGCAACTAAAAGCGCCAATGGAATCCAGTGCTGGGTGAGCAATGAAGGAACTGTAAGCCCCCGAGTGGTTTCAAATCAACTCGGGTGCTTGTCGCTCTTTCAAACCGAAGATCGAGTTGCCTCGTTCGGTGGTGTCCCATCAACTCCACGCACCGCCCACCGTCAAGCTGAATTGGCCATGGCTGATGGATCCTGCAAGAAGATTGAA aagcTCGTGTACCAGGCCGACAAAACAAACGACTACGCTTCAGTCTACCTCTGTTACTGTAACACACACCTCTGCAACACTCCAATGAAATTCAAAGAGTTTGAAGACAATGGTTTTGAAACAAGCAAGCACTAA
- the nssp-55 gene encoding Activin_recp domain-containing protein (Confirmed by transcript evidence), whose product MFSTKTAIVLLAAIIASSDAIECYQQNVGTPKARIIDNMISCFSMYYSSERIASFGGISNNFKNAPRKQELALADGTCHRVEKTALDNTRSVHYADTVICYCNKPLCNMPNSIEDFENSGYKLTDQD is encoded by the exons atgttctccaCAAAAACCGCTATTGTCTTGCTTGCCGCAATCATCGCTTCCTCTGACGCCATCGAGTGCTATCAGCAGAACGTCGGAACCCCAAAAGCCAGGATCATTGATAACATGATTTCCTGTTTTTCAATGTACTACTCCAGCGAGCGGATTGCGTCGTTTGGTGGAATCAGCAACAACTTCAAGAATGCACCCAGAAAACAAGAGCTCGCCCTTGCAGATGGAACATGTCATCGAGTTGAA AAGACCGCATTGGACAATACCCGCTCAGTGCATTATGCCGATACGGTGATCTGTTATTGTAACAAACCCTTGTGCAATATGCCAAATTCCATCGAAGACTTCGAAAACTCTGGATACAAGCTCACCGACCAAGACTGA